In the genome of Raphanus sativus cultivar WK10039 chromosome 4, ASM80110v3, whole genome shotgun sequence, one region contains:
- the LOC108851802 gene encoding LOW QUALITY PROTEIN: uncharacterized protein LOC108851802 (The sequence of the model RefSeq protein was modified relative to this genomic sequence to represent the inferred CDS: inserted 1 base in 1 codon): protein METSVPKRDLFTEMEQNAQIAAKRLWKVVRIVFCVLKTGTVKNKLMLDLNLMLKRGNKAITNLRRRRSSFTGGADVTSSSRVRDYEFSCSNTPANDPFSYMCKRKRRVHGGIDKEDAVTEAVKKXFELLGENDTGEAAGESPLVAFPAVRQLRVTDSPFPLDDGGDHDHVVDKAAEEFIKKFYKNLKLQKKMGNALDSPYHDGWVR from the exons atggaaACTTCTGTCCCAAAGAGAGACTTATTCACAGAAATGGAACAAAACGCTCAAATCGCAGCCAAGAGACTTTGGAAAGTCGTGCGGATCGTCTTCTGCGTTTTGAAAACCGGTACGGTCAAAAACAAGCTCATGCTTGACTTAAACCTAATGCTCAAGAGAGGCAACAAAGCCATCACTAACCTCCGCCGCCGTCGTTCTAGCTTCACCGGCGGCGCTGACGTTACCTCCTCCTCACGCGTCCGTGACTACGAGTTCAGCTGCAGCAACACCCCAGCGAATGACCCTTTTTCCTACATGTGCAAACGCAAGCGCCGCGTCCACGGCGGTATTGACAAGGAAGACGCTGTGACCGAAGCGGTTAAGA GTTTTGAGTTGTTAGGCGAGAATGATACGGGCGAAGCGGCTGGAGAGTCTCCGTTGGTGGCGTTTCCGGCGGTGAGACAGCTTAGAGTGACGGATTCGCCGTTTCCATTAGACGACGGTGGAGATCATGATCACGTGGTGGATAAAGCCGCGGAGGAGTTTATAAAGAAGTTTTATAAGAACCTTAAGCTGCAAAAGAAGATGGGGAACGCATTAGATTCGCCGTACCACGACGGATGGGTTAGGTGA